In the genome of Cupriavidus malaysiensis, one region contains:
- the treY gene encoding malto-oligosyltrehalose synthase, whose product MYTAPARPDLPAGSPLPRVPMPPRATARLQLQPGFTLDDAGGVVGYYAALGVSHLYLSPVFGARPGSTHGYDVTDYTRVRDELGGDAALATLARRARAAGLGLILDIVPNHMAADATHNAWWRDVLANGPESEFAGFFDINWKAHDPGLRGKVLVPILRHTYWESLTRGDVELVPAGPHGPAFLRYFEQEMPLAPGSLDARSAADPAWFDAAREGGRERLHALLERQHYRLAWWRTAATALNWRRFFEISDLVGLRQEHRPAFDATHALVFRLLREGHIDGVRVDHVDGLADPAAYCRRLRAELAVHAQRRPASMPLRHPWLVVEKILASGEALPQDWQVDGTTGYDFMDQVSAVLHDPAGAAPLDGLWRRIAGEREDYARVLATARRQILTRHLVAEYESARIGLHAWAASNPATRDLSGAALGAALSALLVAIPVYRCYFDGHLAGRDDEAASAEATMLRRAARRARAGLAPEESTALDFILGCLRAPYPSRANGSAVAQIRRQLQQLMPALAAKAGEDTAFYRYGRLLSRNEVGSLPATLATAPMHFHAEMAARHLAFPHAMLATATHDHKRGEDARMRLAVLSELSPEWTEAVTAWERACEPLLATLPQQPDPTDRLMLYQSLIGAWPMPPDALAHHGEPGIFLQRIGEWQRKAIREAKLHGNWTRPDLNYEAACEAFLRGLALDWPGSGVLVRIGQFARRLAPAGALNSLAQALIQLTAPGVPDRYQGCEGWDLSLVDPDNRRMPDFARQTAQLHDAAGWAHWLDHWQDGRVKQQLIHHALAARRESEPLFSQGRYQPLTADGPLASQVLAFARTSGASRAVTIATRLSARLVDRALPRIPPGCWTHTALDMRAPHGSRWRDALTGQHLVATDGTLPMSEILMLLPVALLFRQS is encoded by the coding sequence ATGTACACAGCACCCGCACGACCTGACCTGCCGGCCGGCTCCCCGCTCCCCCGCGTGCCGATGCCGCCGCGCGCCACCGCCCGCCTGCAACTGCAGCCGGGCTTCACGCTCGACGATGCCGGCGGGGTGGTCGGCTACTATGCGGCCCTCGGCGTGAGCCATCTCTACCTGTCGCCGGTGTTCGGCGCACGGCCCGGCTCGACGCACGGCTACGACGTCACGGACTACACCCGCGTGCGTGACGAACTCGGCGGGGATGCGGCCTTGGCCACGCTGGCACGCCGCGCGCGCGCGGCCGGGCTGGGCCTGATCCTGGACATCGTGCCCAATCACATGGCGGCGGACGCGACCCACAATGCGTGGTGGCGCGACGTGCTGGCCAACGGCCCCGAGAGCGAGTTCGCCGGCTTCTTCGACATCAATTGGAAGGCGCACGATCCCGGCCTGCGCGGCAAGGTGCTGGTACCCATCCTGCGCCACACCTACTGGGAGTCGCTGACGCGAGGCGACGTCGAGCTGGTGCCGGCGGGCCCGCACGGCCCCGCCTTCCTGCGTTATTTCGAACAAGAGATGCCACTGGCGCCGGGCAGCCTCGATGCGCGATCGGCTGCGGATCCGGCCTGGTTCGATGCCGCGCGCGAAGGCGGCCGTGAGCGCCTGCATGCGCTGCTCGAACGCCAGCACTATCGCCTGGCCTGGTGGCGCACGGCCGCCACGGCGCTGAACTGGCGGCGCTTTTTCGAGATCAGCGATCTCGTGGGCCTGCGCCAGGAGCACCGTCCGGCGTTCGACGCCACGCACGCGCTGGTCTTCCGCTTGCTGCGGGAAGGCCATATCGATGGGGTACGCGTCGATCATGTCGACGGCCTGGCCGACCCGGCCGCGTACTGCCGGCGCCTGCGCGCGGAACTGGCGGTCCATGCGCAGCGCCGCCCCGCCTCCATGCCGCTGCGGCATCCGTGGCTCGTGGTGGAGAAGATCCTGGCGTCCGGCGAGGCCCTGCCGCAGGACTGGCAGGTCGACGGCACCACCGGCTATGACTTCATGGACCAGGTGTCCGCGGTACTGCATGATCCGGCCGGCGCGGCGCCGCTGGATGGCTTGTGGCGGCGCATCGCCGGGGAGCGGGAGGACTACGCGCGCGTGCTGGCGACGGCGCGCCGCCAGATCCTGACGCGCCATCTGGTCGCCGAGTATGAGTCCGCCCGCATCGGGCTGCATGCCTGGGCGGCATCCAATCCCGCCACCCGCGACCTGAGCGGGGCGGCGCTGGGCGCCGCACTGTCGGCGCTGCTGGTCGCCATACCGGTCTACCGTTGCTATTTCGACGGCCACCTGGCAGGACGCGATGACGAGGCCGCCAGCGCCGAAGCCACGATGCTGCGCCGGGCCGCGCGGCGCGCGCGCGCCGGGCTGGCGCCGGAGGAATCCACTGCGCTGGACTTCATCCTGGGCTGCCTGCGCGCACCGTATCCGTCCAGGGCGAACGGCAGCGCTGTCGCGCAGATCCGCCGGCAACTGCAACAACTGATGCCTGCCCTGGCGGCCAAGGCCGGGGAAGACACGGCGTTCTACCGCTATGGCCGGCTGCTGTCCCGCAATGAAGTCGGCAGCCTGCCCGCGACGCTCGCCACGGCGCCCATGCACTTCCACGCCGAGATGGCCGCGCGGCACCTCGCCTTTCCGCATGCGATGCTGGCCACTGCCACGCATGACCACAAGCGCGGCGAGGATGCCCGCATGCGCCTGGCGGTGCTGAGCGAACTGAGCCCGGAATGGACGGAAGCCGTGACCGCGTGGGAGCGCGCGTGCGAACCGCTGCTGGCGACCCTGCCGCAGCAACCGGACCCGACCGACCGGCTGATGCTGTACCAGTCCCTGATTGGTGCCTGGCCGATGCCGCCGGATGCGCTGGCCCACCATGGCGAGCCCGGCATCTTCCTGCAGCGCATCGGCGAGTGGCAACGCAAGGCCATCCGTGAAGCGAAACTGCACGGTAACTGGACCCGGCCCGACCTGAACTATGAAGCCGCATGCGAGGCATTCCTCCGCGGCCTGGCGCTCGACTGGCCCGGGTCGGGCGTGCTGGTCCGCATCGGCCAATTCGCGCGGCGCCTGGCACCGGCCGGCGCGCTCAACAGCCTGGCGCAGGCCTTGATCCAGCTCACGGCACCAGGCGTTCCCGACCGCTATCAAGGGTGCGAAGGCTGGGATCTCAGCCTGGTCGATCCCGACAACCGGCGCATGCCGGACTTCGCTCGCCAGACGGCGCAATTGCACGATGCCGCAGGCTGGGCACACTGGCTCGACCACTGGCAGGATGGACGCGTCAAGCAGCAATTGATCCATCATGCCCTGGCAGCCAGGCGCGAGTCCGAACCCTTGTTCTCGCAGGGCCGTTACCAGCCCCTGACCGCCGACGGACCGCTGGCGTCGCAGGTGCTCGCCTTTGCGCGCACGTCCGGCGCCAGCCGTGCCGTCACGATCGCCACCCGCCTGTCGGCACGGCTGGTCGACCGCGCCCTGCCGCGTATCCCGCCGGGCTGCTGGACCCATACCGCACTCGATATGCGCGCGCCGCACGGCAGCCGATGGAGGGATGCCCTCACCGGGCAGCACCTGGTTGCGACCGACGGCACGCTGCCGATGAGCGAGATACTCATGCTGCTGCCGGTGGCCCTGCTGTTCCGTCAATCATGA
- a CDS encoding glycoside hydrolase family 15 protein gives MPAAIEDYALIGNCETAALVSRRGSLDWLCLPRFDAPACLAALLGTREQGRWRLAPAAPGASMRQHYHPGSLVLETVFDQGDGEAALIDFMPLRRNGTPHGTRSDVIRIVRGLRGTVRMRMDLTLRFDYGATVPWVTRLAHEPGLQAVAGPDMVILRTPIPLQGRGLATIGEFSVEAGQDVPFLFTCSPSHLALPVALDALRELERTDRWWQRWSDRCTVGGIWQEPVRRSLLTLKALTYRPTGGVVAAPTTSLPEVPGGVRNWDYRYCWLRDATRTLLALMSAGYYEEAEAWRNWLTRTVAGSPGQAQIMYGLGGERHLWERELDWLPGYRGARPVRVGNLAATQLQLDVYGEVMDALYHARLGGLRHDPASWALQRALIGHLESIWTLPDQGIWEVRSGGHPFTFSKAMAWVALDRAIKTVEMHDWPGPVSRWRALRAAIRSDVLAHGYNAARRCFVQCYGGDATDASLLLLPMLGFIEGDDPRMLGTIEAVERDLMAHGLVRRYTSEAAPDGLPGDEGAFLACSFWLADAYALAGRLQQARELFERMLRLCNGVGLLAEEFDPRRRHMAGNFPQALSHIALVNTALLLDRLGASS, from the coding sequence ATGCCAGCGGCCATCGAAGACTATGCCCTGATCGGGAATTGCGAAACGGCCGCACTGGTCAGCCGCAGAGGCAGCCTGGACTGGCTATGCCTGCCGCGCTTCGACGCGCCGGCCTGCCTGGCCGCGCTGCTGGGGACCCGCGAGCAAGGCCGCTGGCGCCTGGCCCCGGCCGCGCCGGGCGCCAGCATGCGGCAGCACTATCATCCCGGCAGCCTGGTACTGGAAACGGTCTTCGATCAAGGCGATGGCGAAGCCGCCTTGATCGACTTCATGCCGCTGCGCCGGAACGGTACGCCGCACGGTACGCGTTCCGATGTGATCCGCATCGTGCGCGGCCTGCGCGGCACGGTACGCATGCGGATGGACCTGACCTTGCGCTTCGACTACGGCGCCACCGTTCCCTGGGTCACACGGCTTGCGCACGAACCGGGCCTGCAAGCCGTAGCCGGCCCGGACATGGTGATATTGCGCACGCCGATACCGCTGCAAGGCCGGGGGCTGGCCACCATTGGCGAATTCTCCGTCGAGGCCGGCCAGGACGTACCGTTCCTCTTCACCTGTTCGCCCTCGCACCTGGCCTTGCCCGTCGCGCTCGATGCGCTGCGCGAGCTTGAACGGACGGATCGCTGGTGGCAGCGCTGGTCCGACCGCTGTACGGTCGGCGGAATCTGGCAGGAACCCGTCCGTCGTTCGCTGCTCACGCTCAAGGCGCTGACGTACCGTCCGACCGGAGGCGTGGTCGCGGCACCGACCACTTCCCTGCCGGAAGTGCCCGGCGGCGTGCGTAACTGGGACTACCGCTACTGCTGGTTGCGCGATGCCACGCGCACCTTGCTGGCGCTGATGTCCGCCGGCTACTACGAGGAAGCCGAGGCCTGGCGCAACTGGCTGACCCGTACCGTGGCCGGCAGCCCTGGCCAGGCTCAGATCATGTATGGCCTCGGCGGCGAGCGCCATCTGTGGGAGAGGGAACTGGACTGGCTTCCCGGTTACCGCGGCGCGCGCCCGGTGCGGGTGGGCAATCTTGCCGCGACCCAGCTCCAGCTGGACGTGTATGGCGAAGTCATGGATGCCCTGTACCACGCACGGCTGGGCGGCCTGCGCCACGACCCGGCCTCCTGGGCACTGCAGCGAGCGCTGATCGGCCATCTGGAATCGATCTGGACGCTACCGGACCAGGGAATCTGGGAAGTACGCAGCGGCGGTCATCCTTTCACCTTCTCCAAGGCCATGGCCTGGGTGGCACTGGACCGGGCCATCAAGACCGTGGAGATGCACGACTGGCCAGGCCCGGTGTCCCGCTGGCGTGCGCTGCGGGCGGCGATCCGGTCCGACGTTCTCGCCCACGGATACAATGCCGCGCGCCGCTGCTTCGTCCAATGCTACGGCGGCGACGCCACCGACGCCAGCCTGCTGCTGCTGCCGATGCTGGGCTTCATCGAGGGCGACGACCCCCGCATGCTCGGCACCATCGAGGCGGTCGAACGGGACCTGATGGCGCACGGCCTGGTGCGCCGCTATACCAGTGAGGCGGCGCCGGACGGTCTGCCGGGAGACGAGGGAGCCTTCCTGGCCTGCAGCTTCTGGCTGGCCGATGCCTATGCCCTGGCCGGGCGCCTGCAACAGGCGCGCGAGCTGTTCGAACGCATGCTCCGCTTGTGCAACGGGGTGGGCCTGCTGGCCGAAGAGTTCGATCCGCGCAGGCGCCATATGGCTGGAAACTTTCCGCAGGCCTTGTCGCACATCGCCTTGGTCAATACGGCGCTCCTGCTCGACAGGCTGGGCGCATCGTCTTGA
- a CDS encoding YbhB/YbcL family Raf kinase inhibitor-like protein translates to MILTRHLCAPVAGALLLLGGATAHAAGMQISSTSFADAGTIASRYANDGADSGGAACGGKGVSPQLSWANLPAGTRSLAIMMWDPDGAGGMGVSHWVAYNVAPERGQLKEGDGKGGGHGITLGKNVGDEAAYRGPCPTVGDLPHHYTITVIATRLEPDALPPGLTRDELFAALKGHTLSAMSIVGRYGR, encoded by the coding sequence ATGATACTCACCAGACATCTCTGCGCGCCGGTCGCCGGCGCGCTGCTCCTGCTGGGCGGCGCCACCGCCCACGCGGCCGGCATGCAGATATCTTCCACGTCGTTTGCCGACGCGGGCACCATCGCCTCCCGCTATGCCAATGACGGCGCCGACAGCGGCGGCGCTGCCTGTGGCGGCAAGGGGGTCTCGCCCCAGTTGTCCTGGGCCAACCTGCCAGCCGGTACCAGGTCCCTGGCCATCATGATGTGGGATCCCGATGGCGCGGGCGGGATGGGCGTCTCGCACTGGGTTGCCTACAACGTCGCACCGGAACGCGGGCAGTTGAAGGAGGGCGATGGCAAGGGCGGCGGACATGGCATCACGCTCGGCAAGAACGTCGGCGACGAAGCCGCGTATCGCGGCCCATGCCCGACCGTCGGCGACCTGCCGCACCATTACACGATCACCGTGATCGCGACCAGGCTGGAGCCCGATGCGTTGCCGCCCGGGTTGACCCGGGATGAGCTGTTCGCGGCCCTCAAGGGCCATACGCTCAGCGCCATGAGCATCGTGGGGCGGTACGGGCGCTAG
- a CDS encoding zinc-binding dehydrogenase: MPTALQLRSQIQRSGELQLSLDSIDVPQPGPDEVLIRMEASPLNPSDLGLLFGAADMSTAKASGTAERPVVTARVPEAAMRSMAGRLDASMPVGNEGAGVVVEAGSSPAAQALIGKTVAAIGGAMYSQYRCVPVDQCLVLPEGATAADGASSFVNPLTALGMVETMRLEGHSALVHTAAASNLGQMLNRICLKDGIQLVNIVRKQEQADLLKAQGAVYVCNAASPTFMQDLTEALVATGATTAFDATGGGKLGGQILTCMEAALNRTAREYSRYGSTTHKQVYLYGGLDTSPTEFSRNFGMAWGMGGWLLFPFLQKIGRERANALKQRVVAELKTTFASHYSKEISLAEVLDLDVIAVYNKRATGEKFLINPNKGLAG; the protein is encoded by the coding sequence ATGCCCACCGCACTTCAACTTCGTTCGCAGATCCAGCGCAGCGGCGAACTCCAGCTGTCGCTGGACAGCATCGACGTGCCGCAGCCCGGCCCGGATGAAGTGCTCATCCGCATGGAAGCCTCACCCCTCAACCCGTCGGATCTGGGCCTGCTGTTCGGTGCAGCCGACATGAGCACGGCCAAGGCCAGCGGCACGGCCGAGCGCCCCGTCGTCACCGCGCGCGTGCCGGAAGCCGCGATGCGCAGCATGGCGGGCCGCCTGGATGCCTCCATGCCGGTTGGCAACGAGGGCGCGGGCGTGGTCGTCGAGGCCGGCTCGTCCCCTGCGGCGCAAGCCTTGATCGGCAAGACCGTGGCCGCCATCGGCGGTGCGATGTACTCGCAGTACCGCTGCGTTCCCGTCGACCAGTGCCTGGTCCTGCCCGAAGGCGCCACGGCGGCGGATGGCGCGTCGTCATTCGTCAACCCGCTCACCGCGCTGGGCATGGTCGAGACCATGCGGCTCGAGGGGCATAGCGCCCTGGTGCACACCGCCGCGGCCTCCAACCTGGGCCAGATGCTCAACCGGATCTGTCTCAAGGATGGCATCCAGCTGGTGAACATCGTGCGCAAGCAGGAGCAGGCGGACCTGCTCAAGGCGCAAGGTGCGGTCTACGTCTGCAACGCCGCGTCGCCCACCTTCATGCAGGACCTCACCGAGGCACTCGTCGCCACGGGCGCGACCACCGCCTTCGATGCCACGGGCGGCGGCAAGCTCGGCGGCCAGATCCTCACCTGCATGGAAGCGGCCTTGAACAGGACGGCCAGAGAGTACAGCCGCTATGGCTCGACCACCCACAAGCAGGTCTACCTCTACGGCGGCCTGGACACCAGCCCGACCGAGTTCAGCCGCAACTTCGGCATGGCCTGGGGCATGGGCGGCTGGCTGCTGTTCCCGTTCCTGCAGAAGATCGGGCGCGAGCGGGCCAACGCGCTGAAGCAACGCGTGGTGGCGGAACTGAAGACCACCTTTGCCAGCCACTACTCGAAGGAGATCTCGCTGGCCGAGGTGCTGGACCTGGACGTCATCGCCGTCTACAACAAGCGCGCGACGGGGGAGAAGTTCCTGATCAACCCGAACAAGGGCCTGGCCGGATGA
- a CDS encoding Rrf2 family transcriptional regulator — MSRIHYLKRMQRDTRLARLLHVLIHMHLRGGMTTSDTIAQMLHTQPSLVRRTMAALREAGYVESIAGPKGGWALCRGLGELTVRDIYAAIAHKSAFALGAANDNPACPVESAVNQVLEDALGAAEEALLRRLAQVRLADLARRVKASTA; from the coding sequence ATGTCACGGATCCACTACCTCAAGAGAATGCAACGAGATACGCGGCTGGCCCGGCTTCTGCACGTGCTCATTCATATGCACCTGCGCGGCGGTATGACCACCTCCGACACGATCGCCCAAATGCTGCACACCCAGCCGTCACTGGTTCGGCGCACCATGGCGGCGCTGCGCGAAGCCGGTTATGTCGAGTCGATTGCCGGCCCGAAGGGGGGCTGGGCTCTTTGCCGTGGGCTCGGCGAACTGACGGTGCGGGACATCTATGCCGCGATCGCGCATAAGAGTGCGTTCGCGCTCGGTGCGGCGAATGACAATCCGGCCTGCCCGGTGGAATCCGCTGTCAATCAGGTCCTCGAGGATGCGCTGGGTGCGGCGGAGGAGGCCCTGCTGCGGCGCCTCGCGCAGGTACGCCTTGCCGACCTGGCGCGGCGTGTGAAGGCCTCGACAGCTTGA
- a CDS encoding alpha/beta fold hydrolase: MPAFTQSLIETNGVRLHVASQGAGPLVLLLHGFPETSYAWRHQLAALSNAGFHAVAPDLRGYGASDCPMNPQQYSTLDIVGDLVGILDTLGQANATVVGNDWGATVAWQAAQLRPDRFRAVAALGVPMMARAPLAPSRLFPLTGQAWFYTHYFAQAGQAEREFEQDVATTLRRIYFWASGEAGPRDAQTPNPFGLVARGAGLLDALPDPASLPGWLDGADFDALVSAFQASGFRGGLSYYRNLDRNWDLQAAFNGLLVQVPALYLVGERDPGLAIPGMRDIIGAMPKLVPDLRDSRIIPRAGHWLQQEAPGHVNDALIAFLRSL; this comes from the coding sequence GTGCCGGCATTCACCCAGTCCTTGATCGAAACCAACGGCGTCCGCCTGCACGTTGCCTCCCAGGGCGCCGGGCCGCTGGTACTGCTGCTCCACGGGTTCCCCGAGACGTCGTACGCGTGGCGGCATCAGCTGGCGGCCTTGTCCAATGCCGGATTCCACGCCGTTGCCCCCGATCTGCGCGGCTACGGCGCCAGCGACTGTCCGATGAACCCACAGCAGTACTCGACCCTGGACATCGTCGGCGACCTCGTGGGAATCCTGGACACGCTCGGACAAGCCAACGCGACGGTGGTCGGCAACGATTGGGGGGCAACCGTCGCCTGGCAAGCCGCACAACTGCGCCCCGATCGCTTCCGCGCCGTTGCGGCGCTCGGCGTCCCCATGATGGCCCGGGCCCCGCTGGCGCCAAGCCGGCTTTTTCCGCTGACCGGGCAGGCGTGGTTCTACACGCATTACTTTGCCCAGGCTGGGCAGGCCGAGCGCGAGTTCGAGCAGGATGTCGCCACTACCCTGCGAAGGATCTATTTCTGGGCATCGGGCGAGGCCGGTCCGCGCGACGCCCAGACCCCCAATCCCTTCGGACTGGTTGCGCGCGGGGCGGGGCTCCTCGATGCCCTGCCCGACCCCGCCTCGCTACCCGGCTGGCTCGACGGCGCTGACTTCGATGCCTTGGTGAGCGCGTTCCAGGCGTCCGGGTTTCGCGGCGGCCTGAGCTATTACCGTAACCTGGATCGGAACTGGGATCTGCAAGCGGCCTTCAACGGCCTGCTCGTCCAGGTTCCTGCCCTGTATCTTGTCGGCGAGCGGGACCCCGGCCTGGCGATTCCGGGCATGCGCGACATCATCGGCGCCATGCCGAAGCTCGTCCCCGATCTGCGCGATTCCCGCATCATTCCGCGCGCGGGCCACTGGCTGCAGCAGGAAGCCCCCGGCCATGTCAACGACGCCTTGATCGCGTTCCTGCGCAGTCTGTAG
- a CDS encoding LysR family transcriptional regulator — protein MTRNLDIALLRAFVAVADHGSMTAAGRMLHLTQGAISQQIGRLEAQAGPLFARDHRALRLTTEGERWLGPSRHLLAVHDALRDEMKGGTIEGSVRLGAPQDLVAARLGPILKGFSLDHPRVELTLVCATSTELLRTLKRGEVDIALVEELPGAARGECLAVERLVWVGARGGTAFRRSRLPVSLVDEACVFRPAVLDALRKCGRPWRTVFESGSIDATAATVRADLAVTASLASTVPSEFDILAPECGLPELPAFAIHLHVAGGPASAAALALGRSIREDFARGPDVVRVLQDGTAKARRGRLVPQA, from the coding sequence ATGACACGCAACCTCGACATCGCCCTGCTTCGGGCCTTCGTTGCCGTGGCCGACCACGGCAGCATGACAGCCGCTGGCCGCATGCTGCACTTGACGCAAGGCGCCATCAGCCAGCAGATCGGGCGGCTCGAAGCGCAGGCCGGTCCGCTATTCGCGCGGGATCATCGTGCCTTGCGCCTCACCACGGAGGGGGAGCGATGGCTCGGCCCGTCCCGGCACCTGCTGGCGGTCCATGACGCGCTGCGGGACGAGATGAAGGGAGGCACGATTGAAGGATCAGTGCGCCTGGGCGCGCCGCAGGATCTCGTTGCTGCCAGGCTCGGTCCGATCCTGAAGGGGTTTTCGCTGGATCATCCCCGCGTCGAACTGACCCTTGTCTGCGCCACGTCGACGGAATTGCTGAGAACCCTCAAGCGGGGGGAGGTCGACATCGCGCTGGTCGAGGAGCTACCTGGGGCCGCGCGCGGCGAATGCCTGGCCGTGGAGCGCCTGGTATGGGTCGGGGCAAGAGGGGGCACCGCTTTCCGCAGGAGCCGGCTGCCGGTTTCCCTGGTCGACGAAGCGTGCGTGTTCCGGCCGGCGGTGCTCGATGCGCTGCGCAAGTGTGGACGGCCCTGGCGGACCGTGTTCGAGAGCGGCAGCATCGACGCGACCGCCGCCACGGTGCGGGCCGATCTCGCCGTGACGGCATCCCTGGCTTCAACCGTGCCGTCGGAGTTCGACATCCTGGCGCCGGAATGCGGGCTGCCGGAGCTGCCGGCCTTCGCGATCCATCTTCATGTCGCCGGTGGCCCGGCTTCTGCTGCCGCGCTCGCACTGGGTCGATCGATCCGGGAGGACTTTGCCCGGGGTCCCGATGTGGTGAGGGTCCTGCAAGATGGCACGGCGAAGGCCCGGCGAGGAAGGCTGGTGCCACAGGCCTGA
- a CDS encoding LysE family translocator codes for MPSMRVKRGFRTAERGHPVPIRDYLPLLVFVMVATATPGGATTLATASGAHFGYRRSLPYMTGIAAGLGSMAAAAAAGLGAVMLASPALQMALKLVGSIYLVWLAWRIGRSSSPHVGSPLRKPAGFASGVWMLWHNPKGWTMTLGAAASFATMAHSPLQLGALLGLSFAAAAMVSLSLWCWAGQAFARLLRSEAQWRCLNGTLALLLALSIVAMWLP; via the coding sequence ATGCCAAGTATGCGCGTAAAAAGAGGATTCCGAACAGCAGAAAGAGGCCATCCCGTGCCGATCCGAGACTACCTGCCATTGCTCGTCTTCGTCATGGTCGCCACCGCCACGCCGGGTGGCGCCACGACGCTGGCAACGGCATCGGGAGCCCATTTCGGCTATCGGCGCTCCTTGCCCTACATGACCGGCATCGCGGCCGGACTCGGCTCGATGGCGGCGGCGGCCGCCGCCGGCCTGGGCGCCGTCATGCTCGCCAGCCCGGCCCTGCAGATGGCCCTGAAGCTGGTCGGCTCGATCTATCTCGTCTGGCTGGCCTGGCGCATCGGACGCAGTTCATCTCCCCATGTCGGCTCGCCGCTACGCAAACCGGCCGGCTTCGCCAGCGGCGTCTGGATGCTCTGGCACAACCCCAAAGGCTGGACCATGACGCTCGGCGCCGCGGCCTCGTTCGCGACCATGGCCCACAGTCCGCTGCAACTCGGCGCGCTGCTCGGGCTTTCCTTCGCCGCGGCCGCCATGGTTTCGCTCTCGCTATGGTGCTGGGCAGGCCAGGCCTTCGCCCGCCTCCTGCGCAGCGAAGCGCAATGGCGTTGTCTCAACGGGACCTTGGCGCTGCTCCTTGCGCTGTCGATCGTCGCGATGTGGCTGCCCTAG
- a CDS encoding YaiI/YqxD family protein, with protein sequence MQVLVDADACPVVVKEMLYRAAQRVEVPVTLVANKYLRTPPSRFIKALQVPAGFDAADDRIVELAGSGDLVITADIPLAAAALDKGAHVLDPRGTWFSRENIQERLTMREVMDQLRASGIDTGGPAPYTPQDGKAFASQLDRFLARRTPPGSPA encoded by the coding sequence ATGCAAGTACTGGTTGACGCAGACGCCTGCCCGGTTGTCGTCAAGGAAATGCTGTACCGGGCCGCGCAGCGTGTCGAAGTGCCCGTCACGCTGGTCGCCAACAAGTATCTGCGCACGCCGCCTTCCCGCTTTATCAAGGCACTGCAGGTGCCGGCGGGATTCGACGCCGCCGATGACCGCATCGTCGAACTGGCCGGCAGCGGCGACCTCGTGATCACCGCGGATATCCCCCTGGCCGCCGCCGCCCTCGACAAGGGCGCCCACGTGCTCGACCCGAGAGGCACCTGGTTCAGCCGCGAGAACATCCAGGAGCGCCTGACCATGCGCGAGGTGATGGACCAGCTGCGCGCCTCGGGCATCGATACCGGCGGCCCGGCCCCCTACACCCCACAGGATGGCAAGGCCTTCGCCAGCCAGCTGGACCGCTTCCTGGCACGCCGCACGCCGCCAGGGTCGCCCGCCTGA
- a CDS encoding NAD(P)H-dependent flavin oxidoreductase → MWNETDVSRKLAIRYPIIQGPFGGGLSSVALVAAVSNAGGLGSYGLHTTAPDAIQDLASKIRAATDQPFAFNLWIPESDRDPVLDAAAFDRFLAPLRPYYRELGAAIPALPTRFGHDYAQQIEAVLEARPPVLSFVFGLPSPAILRACQRRNIVTVGTATTVDEAILLEAAGLDCIVASGFEAGGHRGSFLRTPEASLTGVFALVPQIADRVKIPVIAAGGVADGRGIVAALALGAQGVQIGTAFLACDESGASPAHREKLLSPDARRTVLTRAFTGRLARNIANRFTRDRGSIPACKRRHCSLDLRHWRSRRSAFSWARQAMDDVLVFVLAQRSGGL, encoded by the coding sequence ATGTGGAATGAAACCGATGTCAGCCGGAAGCTCGCCATCCGCTATCCGATCATCCAGGGCCCATTCGGCGGCGGGCTGTCGTCCGTCGCGCTTGTGGCGGCCGTCTCGAACGCCGGTGGGCTGGGATCGTATGGTCTGCATACGACAGCCCCGGATGCCATCCAGGACCTCGCGAGCAAGATCCGCGCGGCCACCGATCAGCCCTTTGCCTTCAATCTGTGGATTCCCGAATCCGACCGCGATCCCGTGCTCGATGCCGCTGCCTTCGATCGCTTCCTTGCGCCGCTGCGCCCCTACTATCGGGAGCTCGGCGCTGCCATCCCCGCTCTCCCGACCCGTTTCGGCCACGACTACGCGCAGCAGATCGAAGCCGTTCTCGAGGCGCGGCCGCCAGTACTGAGCTTCGTCTTCGGCCTCCCGTCTCCCGCGATCCTGCGCGCGTGCCAGCGGCGGAATATCGTCACCGTGGGCACGGCGACCACCGTGGACGAAGCGATCCTGCTGGAGGCGGCGGGTTTGGATTGCATCGTTGCCAGCGGCTTCGAGGCCGGCGGCCATCGGGGCTCGTTCCTGCGTACTCCCGAGGCATCCCTGACCGGCGTCTTCGCCCTGGTGCCGCAGATTGCCGATCGCGTCAAGATTCCCGTCATCGCCGCCGGCGGCGTGGCGGATGGCCGCGGCATCGTGGCCGCGCTGGCGCTCGGGGCGCAGGGTGTCCAGATCGGAACGGCATTCCTGGCGTGCGACGAGTCAGGTGCCAGCCCCGCGCATCGGGAAAAGCTCCTCAGCCCTGACGCAAGACGCACCGTTCTGACGAGGGCGTTCACCGGGCGGCTGGCCCGCAACATCGCGAACCGCTTCACCAGGGATCGCGGGTCGATTCCGGCATGCAAACGGCGCCATTGCTCGCTCGATCTGCGCCATTGGCGGTCCCGGAGATCTGCTTTCTCCTGGGCGAGGCAGGCAATGGACGACGTCCTGGTTTTCGTCCTGGCCCAACGCTCCGGCGGACTGTAG